TCGAATTGCTGGAATCGGCCATATAATGATTTCTGAGATGTAAAATATATATCTGATGAAAATAGAATAATGGCAAAGGAGTATTCACTATAATGAGTGAACTATGGAAAGAACAGTTAGAAAACAGCATCGATTCATTAGAAAAACTTGAAAAAATAATAAATCTTACAGATGATGAGAGACAGGCCATTAAAACCCTGGACACTCGCTGGGGTACAACACCCTATTTTGCATCCTTGATGGATAAAGATGATCCAAACTGTCCAATTCGAAGACAGGTTGTTCCATCTCTTGAAGAAAATACAAATAAATATGGTATGCAGGATTACCTTGTCTGGAAGGAAAATCGTGCAACTGATGAAGTCCGTCCTGACAGTATTGCCCGCCAGTACCGGGACAGGGTTGCTTTTACTGTAACTGGGAAATGTGGTATTTACTGTAGACACTGTTTCAGAAAAGAACTTGTTGTTGACAGAGACCTGAAACTCGATTTTAATATAGACGAGGGAATTGAATGGATCAGTCAACATCCTGAGGTCAGGGATGTACTTGTCACAGGCGGGGACCCTCTGCTTCTACCGGATGAAAAAATAAAATATCTGATCGACAGTCTGCGTGAGATCCCTCATGTTGAGATGATACGTATCGGTTCCCGACTCCCTATTGTTCTGCCTCACAGAATTACCGACAATCTCAAAGAAATTCTTGGAGGATATCATGAGGTGCCTGTCTGGCTCAATACTCAGTGCAATCATCCAAAAGAGATCACTGACCTGACAAAACGTGCAGTATATGATCTTCTAACGTGTGGAGTTAATGTAGGTAATCAGGCGGTACTGCTTAAAGGTATCAATGATGATGTGGGTACAATACGCAGTCTTCATCAGGAGCTGCTGAGTGCAAGGATCAGGCCTTATTACCTGTTCTATTGTGAACCTGCACCTGGAATAGATCACTTCAGAACCCCTGTCGAAAAGGGCAGTGAACTCATACGTGATGGATTGCGGGGACATACCACAGGACTTGCCCAGCCAATGCATGTGATTGCCACAAATGTTGGTAAGATTCCTCTGATGCGGGATTACTATATTGTGGGAAATGATGTTGAAAAATATACACTGAAGAATCATCGTGGAGAAACCACTGAGATCCCAAATATAAAAGAATAAAAAACATCAACATATTTTTGATTTGACTTTTCAGTAACCAAAAGTTAAATTTCAATTATGCTAGAAAATTAATATGCTAGAAATATAATTTCTAAATTTCTAATATTGATTCATTGATCTTGCACAATTGCGATATTTTTAAATATATAAAACTGGCAGGTTCGTTTAGAACCTGCTGAGATATTTATCTATTTCCCACTTATGCACCTGGGCCTTATATTCATTCCATTCTGATCTTTTACCTGCAATATATTGCTCGAAAAGGTGTTCTCCCAGTGTTTCTTTTACAAATTCGCTTTCTTCCATAAGATCCAGAGCTTCTTTCAGACTTCCTGGAAGTGATTCTATACTTCTCTGCTTTTTTTGCTCAGGTGTCATTTTGAATATATTCTGAGCAACAGGTTCTCCTGGATCGATTTCATTCCTTATTCCATCCATCCCTGCACGAAGCATCAGGGCAAAGGCAAGATATGGATTACAGGTTGGATCTGGACATCTCAGTTCAACCCTGGTACCTTTGCCACGGGTTGCTGGTATACGTATCAGTGAACTCCTGTTTTTATCTGACCATGTTATATAGATGGGTGCTTCATATCCTGGAACCAGTCTTTTGTATGAGTTTACCAGTGGGTTTGTAACGGCTGTGAATTCCTTTATGTGGCTTAGCAATCCTCCTACATAATATCTTGCAATATCTGAAAGACCGTTTACGCCTTCTGGGTCATAGAATGCATTCTTTCCGCTATCTGTCATCAGCGACTGATTTGAATGCATTCCTGAACCATTTACTCCGTATAGGGGTTTTGGCATGAATGTTGCATAATAACCTCTGTGACTTGCGATCGATTTGACTACGTATCTGAATGTTACTACATTGTCTGCCGTGGAAAGTACATCACTGAATCTGAAATCGATCTCATGCTGAGAGGGTGCCACCTCATGATGGGAAGCTTCAAGTTTGAAACCCATATGTTCCAGTGCATAATCTATATCACGCCTCATGTCCTGTGCCCGGTCAAGGGGGGCAAAGTCAAAGTAGCCTCCCTGATCTGTGAGTTCAGTTGTAGGGTTATGGTTCTCATCCACCTTGAATACAAAAAATTCCAGTTCAGGTCCCACATTCATTGTGAAACCTTCCTTTTTTGCATCCTCAATGGCCCTTTTAAGTATATACCTGGGATCCCCGACAAACGGTGATCCATCTGGAAGTTTGACATCTCCCAGCATTCTGGCCACAGCTCCTTCCTTTGGTCTCCAGGGAAGTATACGGAAGGTTGTAGGGTCTGGCATCAACATCATATCTGACTCTTCGATGCGGGTAAATCCTTCAATTGATGAACCATCAAACATTATCCCTTCTCTGAATGCATTTTCAAGGTCTTCTGATGGTATGGCCCAGCTTTTGATTACTCCGAATATGTCGGTGAACTGAGTTCTGATGAACTTAACATCATGCTCATTTACTGCCTTTAATACGTCTTCTTTTGTTTTATACATAAAAATCTCCCTTTTAATAGGAACACACTAATCATTTACCGCTTTAATATTATATAAAACAATCGGTTAATCTATTTCAGTTAGAAAAAAATTAATCATCTGTAAAATTTCTGTCAGCCATGCAGAATACTAATATTGGTCCTCTTATTAGCTTTTGATCTTCTTTGGGATCCATACCGATACTGATCCGGCTTTGCAGTGAAATTCTCCTCTGCCATCCCTATTAGTGACCACATTCATATTGATCTGCTCTGTCAGGTCGATATATGTAGTGTTGGGGGAAGTTGTTTCCATTTCTTTGTAACCATCATCCCCATTGCTCATTATTACTGCCATACCACCTGGATGATCATCATTGCCTGTGCGGGTCCAGCCTATGCAATCCGGATTGTTGAAATAGTCATACTGATCTCCGTGTTTGAATGTTCTACGCGCCTCTAAAAATTTATCAATCATCCATCTGTGACTATCGATCCAGATTTCATGCTCCTTCCCGTCCTTGCCCATACCCTTATATTGTGCACCGTAATAATCAGCGGAAAAAATACAGGGATAACCATCTCTTCTTAAAAGTATAAGGGCATAAGCCAATGGTTTAAACCAGTTATCAACGACTGATTCGAGTGGCCGCAGGGGCTGTATGTCATGGCTATTGACCAGAGTTACAGCTATTGCAGGATATTCCTTAACCAGAGAATTATCGAAAATATTTCTCAGGTCATAACTATTACCCTGATTTCCGGCAGTGACAAAATTCTGTTGCAGGTGCATATCAAATAGCAATATATTTCCGCCAGTCCTTTCAATGAAATTCTTCAGAGCATCGTGATTTTTAGACCAGTATTCGCCAACTGCAAAAAGGTCCCTTCCGGCATATTTGCGCATGTGGTTGAACCAGTCTACAAAAAAGCTTATTTTCACATGTTTTGCTGCATCAAAGCGAAATCCATCAATATTGGTAGTATCAAGAAACCATTCTCCCCAATAAAAGATCTCTTTTTGAACATCGGGATTATTAAAATCCAGATTGTTTCCCATCAGGTAGTCATAGTTACCCTTGCCCATGTCAACATCCTGGTCAAAGTCTTTACCTTCAAAAAGGTACACTGCATCCTTATCCTCATCCAGTGCATTGTGATCCGCTGCATTGAAATGCCACCAGTGCCACTCTAATCTTGAATATTTACCTTTACGCCCAGGAAATTGAAAGTGTGTCCATGCTCTGATGGTTTGCAGTTCCCCGATTGGCTCATTGCGGTTCTGTGGATTGTAGGGAGTAGCCTGGAATTCTTCCAGTCTGTCGCCTCCAAGCTTATGATTGATCACAATATCTGCATAAACTCTTAATCCTGCACCATGGGCTGCATTTATGGCCTCTATGAACTCTCTGCGAGTTCCATATTTAGTACGTATTGATCCTTTCTGGTCAAATTCACCAAGATCAAATAGATCATAGATCCCATACCCTACATCATGTTCTCCACCTGCGCCTTTATAGGCAGGAGGCAACCATATTGATGTAATGCCGACCTGGGCTAGAGTCGAAGCACTTTCTTCAAGCTGTTTCCACAGTGTTCCGTCAGCAGGCATGTACCAATGGAAATACTGCATCATTGCACCAGCATATTCCTGCATAAATCTCCTCTTTTTAAAACATCATTTTGACTGGCTGCTAAAATATGATATGATCTCCATAGACTCGGTTTATAGATCAATCAATCCAAAAAGGGAATT
Above is a genomic segment from Methanosalsum zhilinae DSM 4017 containing:
- a CDS encoding KamA family radical SAM protein, translating into MSELWKEQLENSIDSLEKLEKIINLTDDERQAIKTLDTRWGTTPYFASLMDKDDPNCPIRRQVVPSLEENTNKYGMQDYLVWKENRATDEVRPDSIARQYRDRVAFTVTGKCGIYCRHCFRKELVVDRDLKLDFNIDEGIEWISQHPEVRDVLVTGGDPLLLPDEKIKYLIDSLREIPHVEMIRIGSRLPIVLPHRITDNLKEILGGYHEVPVWLNTQCNHPKEITDLTKRAVYDLLTCGVNVGNQAVLLKGINDDVGTIRSLHQELLSARIRPYYLFYCEPAPGIDHFRTPVEKGSELIRDGLRGHTTGLAQPMHVIATNVGKIPLMRDYYIVGNDVEKYTLKNHRGETTEIPNIKE
- the glnA gene encoding type I glutamate--ammonia ligase, which translates into the protein MYKTKEDVLKAVNEHDVKFIRTQFTDIFGVIKSWAIPSEDLENAFREGIMFDGSSIEGFTRIEESDMMLMPDPTTFRILPWRPKEGAVARMLGDVKLPDGSPFVGDPRYILKRAIEDAKKEGFTMNVGPELEFFVFKVDENHNPTTELTDQGGYFDFAPLDRAQDMRRDIDYALEHMGFKLEASHHEVAPSQHEIDFRFSDVLSTADNVVTFRYVVKSIASHRGYYATFMPKPLYGVNGSGMHSNQSLMTDSGKNAFYDPEGVNGLSDIARYYVGGLLSHIKEFTAVTNPLVNSYKRLVPGYEAPIYITWSDKNRSSLIRIPATRGKGTRVELRCPDPTCNPYLAFALMLRAGMDGIRNEIDPGEPVAQNIFKMTPEQKKQRSIESLPGSLKEALDLMEESEFVKETLGEHLFEQYIAGKRSEWNEYKAQVHKWEIDKYLSRF
- a CDS encoding alpha-amylase, which gives rise to MQEYAGAMMQYFHWYMPADGTLWKQLEESASTLAQVGITSIWLPPAYKGAGGEHDVGYGIYDLFDLGEFDQKGSIRTKYGTRREFIEAINAAHGAGLRVYADIVINHKLGGDRLEEFQATPYNPQNRNEPIGELQTIRAWTHFQFPGRKGKYSRLEWHWWHFNAADHNALDEDKDAVYLFEGKDFDQDVDMGKGNYDYLMGNNLDFNNPDVQKEIFYWGEWFLDTTNIDGFRFDAAKHVKISFFVDWFNHMRKYAGRDLFAVGEYWSKNHDALKNFIERTGGNILLFDMHLQQNFVTAGNQGNSYDLRNIFDNSLVKEYPAIAVTLVNSHDIQPLRPLESVVDNWFKPLAYALILLRRDGYPCIFSADYYGAQYKGMGKDGKEHEIWIDSHRWMIDKFLEARRTFKHGDQYDYFNNPDCIGWTRTGNDDHPGGMAVIMSNGDDGYKEMETTSPNTTYIDLTEQINMNVVTNRDGRGEFHCKAGSVSVWIPKKIKS